The window CTTTATTCCGCTTTTTTATGCTGCTCCGGCAGGAGATTACATCGAGATTGCAAGACCGAAGTTGGAGAAACGCTACGCTTGGATTAATGAGCACCTCTCAGACAAACAGTTTCTTATGGGTGACACATTCACGGTCGCTGACTCGTACCTGTTTGCGGTGACTGGTTGGGCTAAGGCGCCTTGGCTGAAGTCCTACGAGGACACGCCACTTCATCTTGACGGTCTTCATCATCTGCAGGCTTGGTACGAGCGTGTGAAGAGCCGTGAAGCCGTACAGAAATCCATACTCGAGGAAGGTCTCGACTTGAACTAGCGTCTTGATGCCCGTTGCCAACGGGTACCCAACTGCTCTGAATATCGTCTGGATGCCTGATGAACCTGCGCGCGATCCTTATTCTCGGTGCCTTGAGCGCCTTCGGCCCTTTGGCCGTCGACTTTTATCTGCCTGGCTTCCCGGCCATTGCCCTGGCGTTTGGCACTGACGAGAAGCATGTCCAGTTGACCCTGGCGTCGTATTTTCTGGGCTTGTCCATTGGCCAACTGGCTTACGGGCCGGTGGCGGATCGCTTCGGCCGACGTATCCCGCTGCTGTTCGGGGCTTCGCTGTTCACCCTGGCATCGCTGGCCTGTGCTTTCGCGCCGAATCTGGAATGGCTAATCGGCGCGCGCTTCGTTCAGGCGCTGGGCGGCTGTGCAGGGATGGTAATTGCCCGAGCCATTGTCAGCGACAAGTGTGATGCCGTTCAGTCGGCCAAAGTGTTCTCGCAATTGATGCTGGTGATGGGCTTGGCGCCGATTCTGGCGCCCATGCTCGGCGGCTTGCTGGTCAACCTCTATGGGTGGCAGTCAATCTTCATCAGCCTGACGGCGTTCAGTGCACTGGCTTCATTGGCCGTGGCCTTGGGCCTGCCGGAAAGCATGCCCGCCACTCATCCGCGCCTGCCTTTATCTGGCGCACTGACGCAGTACCGGCGCTTGTTGGGCGATCGTATTTTTCTCGGGCACGCGCTCACTGGTGGGATCGCCATGGCCGGGATGTTTTCTTACATCGCCGGTTCGCCGTTCGTATTCATCAAGCTGTACGGGGTGCCGCCTGAGCACTATGGCTGGCTGTTCGGGACCAATGCGGCGGGCTTCATCGTGGTCTCGCAGTTCAATGCAAGGTTGGTGGGCAAAAAGGGGCCTGCGTTCCTACTGTCGCGGGTTATCTGGATGTACCTCGCTGCTGCACTGGCATTGTTGGCGATTACCGGTCTACGCACCGAACAGCTCTGGCCCCTGCTAGTGCCCTTGTTTATCTGCATTGCCTGCCTGGGCTCCATCGCCCCCAATGCCTCAGCCTGCGCCATGAACGGGCAATGGGCGCGTGCGGGCAGCGCGTCGGCATTACTCGGCTGCCTGCAGTTCAGCGTAGCGGCAGCAGCGGCCGCGCTGGTGGGTGTTCTTCACGATGGCACGGCGTTGCCGATGGCGCTGGTCATCAGCTTGTGCGGTGCGTTGGCCGTGACACTTGCAATGCTGACCCGCCATTTGCAGCACAAACGTGATGTGACGCTCCCGGGCTCGTAGGACATAACTCGACGCTTCACCGCCGACTAAAAAGGGACGATTCACGGCCTAGCGACAAGAGACCGTTTCCTGATGTTCGTAGGTAGACGCTGATGATTATTTTGGTAGGGCGCAAGCGGATATAGAGCGACCGTCCGCGAACGGCCGATTCTGTTGAAAACAGTCGGCTTCGAATACCACGCCACAAAAGCACGCGCCAGAGAATGAAACCTGAGTTTTTGGCAGCAGATTCAGGACACGGATTTCACGTCGCAGCGTGCTAGAGAGGTGTTTTCATCCATCGATATTCGAATATTTTGGGAAAACCGACTTTTCAACCCGATCGGTCGAAAGCAGTGACAAGCCAATGCAGCCAGATTACTTACAGCGCACCGTCCAAAGCTGATCCACCCTTGTAGTAAAACTCCCACTCATCATCTCCCGCCGCATCGCCCACTCAGGATCAGTCGGCACTGAGGCACTGCGCAACGTCCCCCGACCCCACCGCTCATTAATTTCATCCAACACCCCCATAACCTTCTCCGCCGCCACCGGCTGCCCCTCGGCAAACAGGTCATCCGTAAACTCCCCTGGTTGCCGCAGATCCAGCAGCAACACCTCGGCCTTGCTGTATTTGAACCCAGGCCGAAACAGCCGATTGACCGCCTCGGT of the Paucimonas lemoignei genome contains:
- the ydgK_1 gene encoding MFS-type transporter YdgK — encoded protein: MNLRAILILGALSAFGPLAVDFYLPGFPAIALAFGTDEKHVQLTLASYFLGLSIGQLAYGPVADRFGRRIPLLFGASLFTLASLACAFAPNLEWLIGARFVQALGGCAGMVIARAIVSDKCDAVQSAKVFSQLMLVMGLAPILAPMLGGLLVNLYGWQSIFISLTAFSALASLAVALGLPESMPATHPRLPLSGALTQYRRLLGDRIFLGHALTGGIAMAGMFSYIAGSPFVFIKLYGVPPEHYGWLFGTNAAGFIVVSQFNARLVGKKGPAFLLSRVIWMYLAAALALLAITGLRTEQLWPLLVPLFICIACLGSIAPNASACAMNGQWARAGSASALLGCLQFSVAAAAAALVGVLHDGTALPMALVISLCGALAVTLAMLTRHLQHKRDVTLPGS